One Deltaproteobacteria bacterium genomic window carries:
- a CDS encoding glutathione S-transferase family protein, whose protein sequence is MNSDPARPLRVYGSEISYFTGKLEGYLRYKEIPYERIATTRRHWQRIIPKETGVAQMPAVELPDGRWITDTTPIIDWLETQWPEPAVIPRDPLQGFVSRLLEDYADEWLWRPALHYRWSYRGDALLLSRKIVDEILADLPLPGPLKRLAIRLRQQRGYVRGDGVTACTRSHVEDVYLKTLAHLEAILATRPFLFGERPTLADFGFFASMFRHFGLDPTPSAIMRSRAPAVWEWVARVWNARASRTRGALSNGIPNEWGPILDEIGSAYLPYLCANAEAWKAKQRRFDVTIQSVPYQDLPTSRYRVWCLERLRVHCNALAEAARREARALLERHGCWEPLWRVVDPDSGHDPEGRAPFAHGINVF, encoded by the coding sequence ATGAACAGCGACCCCGCTCGTCCACTGCGCGTGTACGGCTCCGAGATATCGTACTTCACGGGCAAGCTCGAAGGGTACCTGCGCTACAAGGAAATTCCCTACGAGCGCATCGCGACGACGCGACGCCATTGGCAACGCATCATCCCCAAAGAGACGGGTGTGGCGCAGATGCCGGCGGTCGAGTTGCCCGACGGACGTTGGATCACGGACACGACGCCGATCATCGACTGGTTGGAGACACAGTGGCCTGAGCCGGCCGTCATTCCGCGGGATCCGCTGCAAGGCTTCGTGAGTCGTCTGCTCGAAGACTACGCCGACGAATGGCTGTGGCGACCGGCGCTGCACTACCGTTGGAGCTACCGCGGCGATGCGCTCCTCTTGAGCCGGAAGATTGTCGACGAGATACTCGCGGATCTTCCGCTGCCTGGCCCGCTGAAACGATTGGCCATTCGTCTGCGGCAGCAGCGCGGCTATGTGCGTGGGGACGGCGTGACGGCCTGCACGCGCTCGCACGTGGAGGACGTGTATCTGAAAACCTTGGCGCACCTCGAAGCCATTCTCGCCACGCGCCCGTTTCTATTCGGCGAGCGGCCCACGCTGGCCGACTTCGGATTCTTCGCTTCCATGTTTCGTCACTTCGGTCTCGACCCGACCCCGTCGGCGATCATGCGGTCCCGCGCGCCGGCCGTGTGGGAGTGGGTGGCGCGGGTGTGGAACGCGCGCGCCAGCCGTACGCGCGGAGCGCTGTCGAACGGCATCCCGAACGAATGGGGTCCGATCCTCGACGAGATCGGTTCGGCGTACTTGCCCTACCTCTGCGCCAACGCGGAAGCGTGGAAGGCGAAGCAGCGTCGCTTCGACGTCACGATACAAAGTGTGCCCTACCAAGACTTGCCCACGTCGCGGTACCGCGTGTGGTGCTTGGAGCGACTTCGTGTTCACTGCAACGCGCTCGCTGAGGCAGCGCGCCGCGAAGCCCGCGCGCTGCTCGAGCGACACGGCTGTTGGGAGCCGCTCTGGCGCGTGGTCGATCCGGATTCGGGACACGACCCCGAGGGGCGCGCACCGTTCGCGCACGGCATCAACGTCTTCTGA
- a CDS encoding MBL fold metallo-hydrolase encodes MRRVIFWVIGIGLAAGAVGAIGVRVPAVQDFVMRRVIARRMSAPPTTLLGDDALRVLLCGTSSPMPHPTRAKACVAVFAAGRFWVVDTGLGSWNRLAQWQVDGRNIGGILLTHFHSDHIGELGEFNLQTWAAGRPGPLRVFGPPGVERVVAGFTEAYALDSGYRTAHHGAALLPPDVGRLEAVVIAGPAEGAGPTVVVREGGLTITAFAVNHQPVSPAYGYRFDYQGRSVVVSGDTVKDAGLIAVAKGADVLVHEAQANHIVAMMREEAEKTGRTRIAKILHDIPSYHTSPVQAAEAANEAGVKFLVLYHLTPPPPVALVERAFVRGIDAVRPRDWVLADDGLLVTLPVGSNAIDVGRID; translated from the coding sequence ATGCGTCGAGTGATCTTCTGGGTGATCGGGATCGGTTTAGCCGCAGGAGCGGTTGGCGCCATCGGTGTGCGGGTACCGGCGGTGCAGGACTTCGTCATGCGGCGGGTGATTGCCCGACGGATGAGTGCGCCGCCGACGACACTGCTCGGTGACGACGCGCTGCGCGTGCTGCTCTGCGGCACGTCGTCGCCGATGCCGCATCCGACGCGAGCCAAAGCGTGCGTGGCCGTGTTCGCCGCTGGCCGGTTTTGGGTGGTCGACACCGGACTCGGCTCGTGGAATCGGCTCGCGCAGTGGCAGGTCGATGGGCGCAACATCGGCGGCATTCTCCTCACGCACTTTCACTCCGACCACATCGGCGAATTGGGCGAATTCAACCTGCAGACCTGGGCCGCGGGCCGTCCCGGTCCGCTTCGCGTGTTCGGCCCTCCGGGAGTCGAGCGCGTCGTAGCGGGCTTCACCGAGGCGTACGCCCTCGATTCGGGCTACCGCACCGCGCATCACGGCGCCGCGCTCCTCCCGCCCGACGTCGGGCGCTTGGAGGCCGTCGTGATCGCGGGACCGGCCGAGGGCGCGGGACCGACCGTCGTGGTCCGAGAGGGTGGTCTCACCATCACCGCCTTCGCGGTGAATCATCAACCGGTGAGTCCGGCCTATGGATATCGCTTCGACTATCAAGGCCGCTCCGTCGTTGTGAGCGGCGACACGGTGAAGGACGCGGGCTTGATCGCCGTGGCCAAGGGCGCGGATGTCCTGGTCCACGAAGCGCAAGCCAACCACATCGTCGCCATGATGCGCGAAGAGGCCGAGAAAACCGGCCGCACGCGCATCGCAAAGATTCTGCACGACATCCCCAGTTATCACACGTCGCCCGTGCAAGCGGCGGAGGCTGCCAACGAGGCGGGCGTGAAGTTCCTAGTGCTGTACCACCTGACGCCACCACCGCCGGTCGCGCTAGTCGAGCGCGCGTTCGTGCGCGGGATCGACGCCGTGCGCCCGCGTGACTGGGTGCTCGCGGACGACGGTCTGCTTGTCACGCTGCCGGTCGGGTCGAATGCCATCGACGTGGGCCGGATCGATTGA
- a CDS encoding TetR family transcriptional regulator has product MATVATLTKIPHHLATDGRVRRSQRSGHSIVEALLQLVGEGSVAPTAQQVAVRAGVGIRTVFRRFSDMESLFAEMDARLQAEALPLLLGGRPEGRIEERARALVRQRAALFERIAPFKRSGNLKRQQSPFLQERHALLVRQLRADLRRWLPELRRSPADLINALDLALSFEAWDRLRVEQRLSRERAQAAVEQMVLALVAKLR; this is encoded by the coding sequence ATGGCCACAGTCGCAACATTGACGAAGATTCCACACCATCTGGCGACCGACGGACGCGTGCGGCGTTCCCAGCGCAGTGGGCACTCGATCGTCGAAGCGCTGCTGCAACTCGTTGGCGAGGGCAGCGTCGCCCCGACGGCGCAACAAGTGGCAGTGCGCGCTGGCGTGGGCATTCGTACCGTGTTCCGCCGTTTCTCCGACATGGAGAGCCTGTTCGCGGAGATGGACGCGCGACTGCAGGCGGAAGCTCTGCCCCTGCTGCTCGGCGGTCGACCGGAGGGCCGGATCGAGGAGCGGGCGCGTGCGCTGGTCCGACAACGGGCGGCCTTGTTCGAGCGCATCGCGCCCTTCAAGCGCTCCGGCAACCTGAAGCGACAGCAATCTCCATTTTTGCAAGAACGTCACGCGCTGTTGGTACGGCAGCTCCGCGCCGACCTCCGGCGTTGGCTGCCGGAGCTGCGCCGGTCGCCGGCCGATCTCATCAACGCGCTCGATCTCGCTTTGTCATTCGAAGCGTGGGATCGGCTGCGCGTCGAGCAACGCCTGAGCCGGGAGCGGGCCCAGGCCGCGGTGGAGCAGATGGTGCTCGCCCTCGTGGCCAAGCTGCGGTGA
- a CDS encoding glutathione S-transferase C-terminal domain-containing protein codes for MVDQPLRIVGAPGSPYSRKLRAVLRYRRIPHAWVNQGSPECRGLPQPHVQLLPQLILPGPDGTLEARTDSTPLIRDLEKRYPSRSVIPPDRALAFIDALLEDYADEWLTKAMFHYRWAFAADIANAAAILPRWFRTNQPESDAVANGKMFAERQIERLRVVGSNEVTAPVIEESYVRLLRLLDAHLTHSRFLFGGRPASSDFGLFGQLTQLVGFDPTPAAIAHQDAPRVVAWVDVTEDLSGLEPDEHDWTPRDAVPDTLRALLAEVGRVYVPFLLANATALERGAEKVECVIDDRPWTQRPFPYQGKCLRWLRDGYAALAVQDRPVVDALVAGTGCERLFT; via the coding sequence ATGGTCGATCAACCGCTTCGTATCGTCGGTGCTCCCGGTTCGCCGTACAGCCGGAAGCTGCGCGCGGTGCTCCGCTACCGCCGCATTCCTCATGCCTGGGTCAATCAAGGTTCCCCGGAATGCCGTGGGTTGCCGCAGCCGCACGTGCAACTGCTGCCGCAGCTCATCTTGCCTGGCCCCGACGGTACGCTCGAAGCGCGCACGGACTCGACGCCGCTCATCCGCGATCTGGAGAAACGTTATCCCAGTCGCTCGGTGATCCCACCCGATCGCGCGCTCGCCTTCATCGATGCGTTGCTGGAGGACTACGCCGACGAGTGGCTCACGAAGGCGATGTTTCACTACCGCTGGGCCTTCGCCGCCGACATTGCAAACGCCGCCGCGATTCTGCCGCGCTGGTTCCGCACCAATCAACCGGAGAGCGACGCTGTCGCCAACGGCAAGATGTTCGCCGAGCGCCAGATCGAGCGTTTGCGGGTCGTCGGCTCGAATGAGGTCACCGCGCCCGTCATCGAGGAGAGTTACGTTCGTCTGCTGCGATTGCTCGACGCGCATCTGACTCACTCGCGATTTCTCTTTGGAGGTCGCCCCGCATCGTCCGACTTCGGCCTCTTCGGCCAGCTCACGCAGCTAGTCGGTTTCGATCCGACGCCCGCAGCTATTGCGCACCAGGACGCGCCGCGCGTCGTGGCGTGGGTTGACGTCACAGAGGACCTTTCCGGTCTCGAGCCCGACGAACACGACTGGACGCCGCGCGATGCTGTGCCGGACACGCTGCGCGCGTTGTTGGCGGAGGTCGGCCGCGTCTACGTTCCGTTCCTGCTCGCCAACGCCACGGCTCTCGAACGTGGGGCGGAGAAAGTCGAGTGTGTCATCGATGATCGGCCGTGGACTCAGCGGCCATTCCCCTATCAGGGCAAGTGCCTGCGTTGGCTGCGCGACGGCTACGCGGCACTTGCCGTGCAAGATCGCCCGGTAGTCGATGCGCTGGTCGCCGGTACCGGCTGCGAGCGTCTCTTCACTTGA
- a CDS encoding sulfatase-like hydrolase/transferase, with protein MTKNRFVLLLALVVIAAGGWKTYGYLKLHGLGLLSRIMDPIQPPREVTWEAGPSASAAPSAERPPNIVVIVADDLGYNDLTFAGGGVANGAVDTPNINSIARDGVQFTAGYAGNATCAPSRAAILTGRYPTRFGFEFTPAPKIFMRLVAGMTHDQPGSLHAPIYHDEREKDVPSMDDEGVPPAEITLAELLQAQGYRTLGFGKWHLGEAKAMRPEAQGFDEYLGFYAGGSMYLDADDPRAVNSVQDFDPIDTFLWANLPFAVRKNGGDRFRPPEYMTDYLANEAAKAIAANRNRPFFMYFAPNAPHTPLQALRSDYDALAQIKDHRLRVYAAMIRALDRAVGRVLEALKANGLEQNTLVFFSSDNGGANYIGLPDINKPYRGWKMTFFEGGMHSPFFLKWPGAVPAGTSFTAPVAQIDIFPTAAAAAHAPLPADRTIDGVNLIPFMRGETAGPPHQSLFWRSGGYKTVLAGGWKLQVAEQPKKVWLFHLDEDPTERVDLAAKNPDKVRELQAVLAAHEAEMVKPAWPSLIEAAIDVDHPLGVPERPDDEYVYWEN; from the coding sequence ATGACGAAGAATCGATTCGTCCTGTTGCTAGCGCTAGTGGTGATCGCCGCGGGCGGTTGGAAAACCTACGGCTATCTGAAGTTGCATGGGCTCGGGCTGCTGTCGCGCATCATGGATCCGATCCAACCGCCGCGCGAGGTGACGTGGGAGGCGGGTCCGAGCGCGTCTGCGGCGCCGAGCGCTGAGCGGCCGCCGAACATCGTCGTCATCGTCGCCGATGACCTCGGCTACAACGATTTGACGTTCGCCGGCGGCGGTGTCGCCAACGGCGCGGTGGACACGCCGAACATCAACTCGATCGCGCGGGACGGCGTTCAGTTCACCGCAGGTTATGCGGGCAACGCGACCTGTGCGCCGTCGCGCGCGGCGATCTTGACCGGACGTTACCCGACTCGCTTCGGCTTCGAGTTTACCCCAGCACCGAAAATCTTCATGCGCCTCGTCGCCGGCATGACGCACGACCAACCCGGTTCGCTCCACGCGCCGATCTACCACGACGAGCGGGAGAAGGACGTGCCGTCGATGGATGATGAAGGCGTGCCGCCGGCGGAGATCACACTGGCCGAACTGCTGCAAGCGCAAGGCTACCGCACTCTCGGCTTCGGCAAGTGGCATCTCGGCGAAGCCAAGGCGATGCGGCCCGAGGCGCAGGGCTTCGATGAGTACCTCGGCTTCTACGCCGGCGGGTCGATGTATCTCGACGCCGACGATCCGCGAGCCGTGAACTCGGTGCAGGACTTCGATCCGATCGACACCTTCTTGTGGGCGAACCTGCCGTTCGCCGTGCGTAAAAATGGCGGCGATCGCTTTCGTCCTCCGGAATACATGACCGACTATCTCGCCAACGAAGCGGCTAAGGCGATCGCGGCGAACCGCAATCGTCCCTTCTTCATGTACTTTGCACCCAACGCGCCGCATACACCGCTGCAGGCGTTGCGGTCGGATTACGATGCGCTGGCGCAAATCAAAGACCACCGGTTGCGCGTGTACGCCGCAATGATCCGCGCCCTCGACCGCGCTGTCGGCCGCGTCTTGGAGGCGTTGAAGGCGAATGGGCTCGAACAGAACACCCTGGTGTTCTTCAGCAGCGACAACGGCGGAGCGAACTACATCGGCCTCCCCGACATCAACAAACCCTATCGCGGTTGGAAGATGACGTTCTTCGAAGGCGGGATGCACTCGCCGTTCTTCCTCAAATGGCCAGGAGCCGTGCCTGCCGGCACGAGCTTCACCGCGCCGGTGGCGCAGATTGATATCTTCCCAACGGCCGCAGCCGCCGCGCACGCGCCGCTGCCGGCGGATCGCACGATCGACGGCGTGAATCTGATTCCATTCATGCGCGGCGAAACGGCCGGACCGCCGCACCAATCGCTCTTCTGGCGCTCGGGTGGTTACAAGACGGTGCTCGCCGGCGGCTGGAAGTTGCAGGTGGCGGAGCAACCGAAGAAGGTCTGGCTCTTCCATCTCGATGAAGACCCGACCGAGCGCGTCGATTTGGCGGCAAAGAATCCGGATAAGGTGCGTGAGCTACAGGCCGTGCTTGCGGCCCACGAGGCCGAGATGGTGAAGCCGGCGTGGCCGTCGCTGATCGAGGCGGCGATCGACGTCGATCATCCCCTCGGCGTGCCGGAGCGCCCGGACGACGAGTACGTGTACTGGGAAAACTAG
- a CDS encoding DUF1330 domain-containing protein, whose amino-acid sequence MNVVNQVYPTFDQLMPLAQDPTPGPIAMVNLLKFHDRAQYQDGRPNDVSGREAYMRYGAEMGPIVAAAGGRILFLGDVRGLVIGEVEGLWDAVAIAEYPSRVEFHRIATSPEVQAIGVHREAGLAGQLLILAIGQVFPPVG is encoded by the coding sequence ATGAACGTTGTCAATCAAGTGTACCCCACCTTCGACCAACTTATGCCCCTCGCGCAGGATCCGACGCCGGGTCCGATCGCGATGGTCAATCTGCTCAAGTTCCACGACCGGGCGCAGTACCAAGACGGCCGCCCGAACGATGTCTCCGGACGGGAAGCCTACATGCGCTACGGCGCGGAGATGGGCCCGATCGTCGCGGCGGCGGGGGGCAGAATCCTCTTCTTAGGCGACGTACGGGGGCTCGTGATCGGCGAGGTCGAGGGGCTGTGGGATGCGGTCGCGATCGCAGAGTATCCGTCGCGCGTCGAGTTCCATCGCATCGCGACCTCCCCCGAGGTCCAAGCGATCGGGGTCCATCGTGAGGCCGGTCTCGCCGGGCAATTGCTGATCCTCGCCATCGGACAGGTTTTTCCACCGGTGGGTTGA
- a CDS encoding restriction endonuclease — translation MTARMVDLSANWPVRVGGSKKFSGTDLKMRNGDFVFNSATKDLETVSGVYALAQSIELAVKRLSDVPPAEMVEQLLDRVRNGEYAQYVDTLHVVRYNGTDIEFEFSAAGFPGAYVHRFQIRGFAGAYECIPAHRETILLVDTIDRQLLEGLRQHPEGLHQLTPRRFEEVVAHLIENMGYEVTLTRYSKDDGVDIFALRRDGISPVLTVVDCKKYSEANPIGIGMIRTLAGLRQQHKANVGMIATTTRFTTEARDLQAKEWRFELALADFELLRVWLEGFGWSRDDGGLWLPSEGR, via the coding sequence ATGACAGCTCGAATGGTTGACCTTTCAGCCAATTGGCCCGTTCGTGTCGGTGGCAGCAAGAAGTTCAGTGGCACCGATCTCAAGATGCGGAACGGGGACTTCGTGTTCAACAGTGCGACCAAAGACCTTGAGACTGTAAGCGGCGTGTACGCTCTTGCGCAGTCCATCGAGTTGGCCGTGAAACGGCTTTCAGATGTGCCCCCAGCAGAAATGGTTGAGCAACTTCTCGATCGAGTTCGTAACGGCGAGTATGCACAGTACGTCGACACTCTTCACGTGGTCCGTTACAACGGCACCGACATCGAGTTCGAATTTTCGGCCGCCGGGTTCCCCGGAGCATACGTTCATCGCTTTCAGATCAGAGGTTTCGCAGGAGCCTACGAGTGCATTCCTGCTCACAGAGAGACTATCCTATTGGTTGATACCATCGATCGACAGCTACTTGAGGGACTGCGTCAGCATCCGGAGGGGCTCCATCAGCTCACCCCTCGACGCTTCGAGGAAGTCGTCGCCCATTTGATTGAGAACATGGGATATGAAGTCACGTTGACGCGCTACTCAAAAGACGACGGCGTCGACATCTTTGCGCTGAGGCGAGACGGAATCTCGCCAGTTCTCACTGTGGTTGATTGCAAGAAATATTCTGAAGCCAACCCGATCGGTATCGGCATGATTCGAACGTTGGCTGGCCTTCGGCAGCAGCACAAGGCGAACGTAGGCATGATAGCCACGACCACCCGCTTTACGACAGAGGCAAGAGATCTCCAAGCCAAGGAGTGGCGTTTTGAACTCGCGCTCGCCGACTTTGAGCTCCTCCGAGTATGGCTCGAAGGGTTTGGTTGGAGCCGTGACGATGGTGGCCTTTGGCTCCCTAGCGAAGGAAGATGA
- a CDS encoding DUF4209 domain-containing protein — protein MIDYWEQRATQTTHPLMRARYADLVWDFSRMIKDSAPKIEMAHAVIDATIEVASRALHEFESIVIVRLRRALELSLRTNDPTREQRVADAILAYEDNVAIDGKRGLWGFSFDLLIGEAKGYLGLSQEKKIITDLEARLGRVSRSDQASACDPFAAEAAARRLARYYRAQRQDSDVHRVLNLYASAFLMLAKSASPLVASAWIDKVHETLVEFGLKDEANLVAHSLKDLNTRAADHMAAVSTTVNIPKDEVERHLQTLRDATLADGFKLVVAGFLPDPVSAAETVERAAKEAPLMSRIRQVLHDADGRPTASVGSVEEDLDGRVILYGSLNLQVQAPLLGLSIDTLFSKHLPSAQTIVEYLVGTLLFERSRDGLLESGLTAYLRREFHATACTLIPEIEAAVRRLLVLNGGEIYRRSRTGGLLVRTLEEMLRDGAVAEVLGQRVTWYFRVLLTDARGWNLRNSVCHGLLLPASFGREVADRIFHAILVLSLVRANPACSRDASAPE, from the coding sequence ATGATCGACTACTGGGAGCAACGTGCCACGCAGACAACACACCCCCTCATGCGTGCACGGTACGCCGATCTCGTGTGGGACTTCTCGCGCATGATCAAGGACTCCGCTCCTAAGATAGAGATGGCGCACGCTGTCATCGACGCAACCATCGAAGTCGCCTCACGGGCTCTGCACGAGTTCGAGAGCATCGTGATTGTTAGACTCCGAAGAGCGCTGGAACTCTCCCTCAGGACAAACGATCCTACGCGTGAGCAGCGCGTAGCTGATGCGATTCTCGCCTATGAAGACAACGTCGCCATCGACGGCAAGCGTGGCCTGTGGGGATTCTCCTTCGATCTTTTGATTGGCGAAGCAAAAGGATACTTGGGGCTGTCACAAGAAAAGAAGATCATCACCGATCTGGAAGCTCGACTGGGGCGGGTGTCTAGGTCGGATCAGGCTTCGGCGTGTGATCCGTTCGCGGCCGAGGCAGCTGCTCGAAGACTCGCTCGCTACTATCGCGCCCAACGACAGGACTCCGATGTCCACCGAGTGCTGAATCTGTACGCCTCGGCTTTTCTGATGTTAGCAAAGTCGGCTTCGCCTTTGGTGGCGTCCGCTTGGATCGACAAGGTTCACGAGACACTCGTTGAGTTCGGCCTGAAGGATGAGGCCAACTTGGTGGCTCACTCACTAAAGGACCTCAACACCCGCGCGGCCGATCATATGGCTGCTGTCTCGACCACCGTGAATATTCCCAAAGACGAAGTCGAGAGGCATCTTCAGACGCTTCGCGACGCAACCCTGGCAGATGGCTTCAAGCTAGTGGTGGCAGGATTCCTACCCGACCCCGTTTCAGCCGCTGAGACGGTAGAACGAGCGGCAAAGGAAGCGCCGCTCATGTCGAGGATACGCCAAGTGCTTCATGATGCCGACGGCCGACCAACGGCGAGCGTGGGCTCCGTAGAAGAAGATCTCGACGGACGAGTGATTTTGTATGGGTCCCTAAACCTGCAGGTTCAGGCGCCCCTGCTTGGCCTGTCGATCGATACCCTTTTCTCGAAGCATTTACCGTCAGCGCAAACCATCGTTGAGTACCTCGTTGGAACGCTTCTCTTTGAGAGATCCAGGGACGGGTTGCTTGAAAGTGGACTTACCGCCTACCTCCGTCGAGAATTCCATGCCACAGCTTGTACCTTGATTCCTGAGATCGAAGCTGCCGTGCGACGTCTTTTGGTTCTCAACGGTGGGGAGATATATCGGAGATCGAGAACCGGCGGTCTTCTCGTCCGCACGCTTGAGGAAATGCTGAGAGACGGGGCAGTGGCGGAAGTGTTGGGCCAACGCGTCACCTGGTACTTCCGTGTTCTGCTGACGGATGCGCGCGGCTGGAACCTACGCAACTCGGTGTGCCATGGACTCCTGCTGCCGGCCTCATTTGGGCGGGAAGTTGCTGATCGTATCTTTCACGCGATACTTGTGTTGTCTTTAGTCCGGGCCAACCCTGCCTGTAGTAGAGATGCGTCGGCGCCGGAATGA
- a CDS encoding L-histidine N(alpha)-methyltransferase, with product MLIFVGSSTSERNKRARRIAEALRRDGHNVMCWWDTGAFRSGDYTLDRLIELAAECDGAVFVFGKDDTVWFSTASAKPPARKPRASRRAPRDNVVLEYGMFVTRHGRSRVAIVTDPEVKLPSDLLGVTYIDMDYLTKVRDQFNRPDPVGPAGGLQIAVTDYAHATIPVAGTPPNWSARAFYVGAAGARCWQAVETDPTYVGKRGHEDVARAINRMTRKHLLKQNVNVVVSFGPGVGTLDSTVLAQLPSKGSKRFIPIDINFYLMVLAAKNVDHADRHTSVPFGICGDFETGMSEITKVLNHQASGSRLFLMLGGTFGNIEGSEAIFLRALRSGMRPTDTFVLDTFVMGDRYSVSADAFSNLVKQPRSVQEFFWSRFPVRRSTKDIAGVVSVGTERPPSDIGDTRGFTFVAKATGQPLLHVRRYDVRSLAKFLELNSFYKILDRAVIKTANKAVSRAVFLLKPKPSS from the coding sequence ATGCTGATCTTCGTCGGAAGCTCGACTAGCGAGCGAAACAAGCGAGCGCGTCGGATCGCCGAGGCGCTTCGGAGGGATGGCCACAACGTCATGTGCTGGTGGGATACCGGCGCATTCCGATCTGGTGACTACACTTTAGACCGTCTGATTGAGCTAGCGGCGGAGTGCGACGGCGCGGTATTCGTGTTTGGCAAGGACGACACCGTCTGGTTCTCCACTGCGAGTGCCAAGCCACCCGCGCGCAAGCCACGCGCTTCTCGCAGGGCCCCAAGAGACAACGTTGTCCTCGAGTATGGAATGTTTGTCACGCGTCACGGGCGCAGTCGCGTCGCCATTGTGACTGACCCTGAAGTCAAGCTCCCCAGTGACCTCCTTGGGGTGACGTACATAGACATGGACTACCTTACGAAGGTCCGCGATCAGTTCAACAGGCCCGACCCGGTGGGGCCTGCGGGAGGCTTACAGATCGCCGTCACCGACTATGCACACGCAACGATCCCTGTTGCCGGTACCCCACCAAACTGGTCCGCTAGAGCATTCTACGTCGGTGCAGCGGGCGCACGCTGCTGGCAGGCCGTAGAAACAGACCCTACATACGTCGGGAAACGGGGTCACGAAGACGTTGCCAGAGCGATTAACAGGATGACCCGGAAGCACTTATTGAAGCAGAACGTGAACGTCGTGGTTTCCTTTGGCCCAGGCGTCGGCACCCTTGACAGCACCGTCTTGGCCCAACTGCCATCGAAGGGCTCCAAGCGATTCATCCCAATCGACATAAATTTCTACTTGATGGTCCTCGCTGCCAAGAATGTGGATCACGCGGACAGGCACACGAGTGTGCCGTTCGGCATATGTGGCGACTTCGAAACCGGGATGAGTGAGATCACCAAGGTACTGAACCATCAGGCGTCGGGAAGCAGGCTCTTCCTCATGCTTGGGGGAACGTTCGGGAATATAGAAGGATCAGAAGCCATATTTCTCCGAGCCCTCCGAAGTGGCATGAGGCCAACAGACACATTTGTCCTCGACACCTTTGTAATGGGCGACAGGTATTCCGTCAGTGCGGATGCATTTAGCAATTTGGTCAAGCAACCTAGGTCAGTGCAGGAGTTCTTCTGGAGTCGGTTTCCGGTCAGGCGATCGACTAAGGATATCGCTGGTGTCGTATCGGTAGGGACAGAGCGGCCGCCGAGCGACATCGGAGACACAAGGGGCTTCACCTTCGTAGCAAAGGCGACCGGGCAGCCCCTTTTGCACGTCAGGCGATATGATGTCAGGTCGTTGGCGAAATTTCTTGAATTGAATTCGTTTTACAAGATTCTCGATCGTGCCGTAATCAAGACGGCGAACAAGGCTGTCAGCCGGGCGGTGTTCCTCTTGAAGCCGAAGCCCTCTTCTTGA
- a CDS encoding tyrosine-type recombinase/integrase: MTPIPSDRQLAKAGLNQVPAPIAAAGDRASWRFIEFFTANIRNVNTRRAYGRAVSDFFRWCGEHRVRDLAHITPTVVAAYVEQLQQTHAKPSVKQHLAAVRMLFDWLVTGQVMPVNPAHSVRGPRYVIKRGKTPVLTAEETRELLDAIDTESLSGLRDRALIGVLVYSFARIGAALALKVDDYFPEGKRWKLRLHEKGGKEHVVPVHHTLEEYLDAYLASAGIREEKKGPLFRTFTTALGRPLSLDAMTQPDAWRMIRRRAKHVGIRTKIGCHTFRATGITAYLENGGTLEHAQQIAAHESPRTTKLYDRTSDQITLDEIERIVI; this comes from the coding sequence ATGACCCCGATCCCCTCCGATCGCCAGCTCGCCAAGGCCGGCCTCAACCAGGTCCCAGCCCCGATTGCCGCCGCCGGCGACCGCGCGTCGTGGCGCTTCATCGAGTTCTTCACCGCGAACATCCGGAACGTAAACACCCGACGAGCGTATGGTCGCGCCGTGTCCGACTTTTTTCGTTGGTGCGGCGAACATCGCGTCCGCGATCTTGCGCACATTACCCCAACGGTCGTCGCCGCCTACGTCGAGCAACTCCAGCAGACGCACGCCAAGCCGAGCGTAAAGCAGCACCTCGCGGCAGTGCGAATGCTCTTCGACTGGTTGGTGACCGGGCAAGTGATGCCAGTGAACCCGGCGCACTCGGTGCGCGGCCCGAGGTACGTCATCAAGCGCGGCAAGACACCGGTGCTGACCGCGGAGGAAACGCGCGAGCTTCTCGATGCGATCGACACCGAGTCCCTCAGTGGGCTTCGCGATCGCGCGTTGATCGGCGTGCTCGTCTATTCGTTTGCGCGCATCGGCGCTGCACTCGCGCTGAAAGTCGACGACTACTTTCCCGAGGGCAAGCGCTGGAAGCTGCGCTTGCACGAGAAGGGCGGTAAGGAACACGTCGTGCCCGTACACCACACGCTCGAAGAGTACCTCGACGCATACCTCGCTAGTGCCGGCATTCGCGAGGAGAAGAAGGGACCGCTCTTCCGGACGTTCACCACCGCGCTCGGTCGACCGCTATCGTTAGACGCGATGACTCAGCCCGACGCTTGGCGCATGATCCGCCGGCGCGCGAAGCACGTCGGCATCAGGACAAAGATCGGCTGTCACACGTTCCGAGCAACCGGCATCACCGCTTACCTCGAGAACGGAGGAACGCTAGAGCACGCGCAGCAGATCGCGGCGCACGAGTCGCCGCGCACGACGAAACTCTACGATCGGACCTCGGACCAGATCACGCTCGACGAGATCGAGCGCATCGTGATCTGA